The following are from one region of the Neurospora crassa OR74A linkage group III, whole genome shotgun sequence genome:
- the gng-1 gene encoding guanine nucleotide-binding protein subunit gamma yields MPQYASRDVGDPSQIKKNKQSMADLKLRRLTELNNRLREDLERERIPVSQAAKSIITYCNSTRDYMVPSVWGPVPKSEDPYLPQQSSGCCVVM; encoded by the exons ATGCCTCAGTACGCCTCTCGCGATGTCGGCGACCCGTCGCAAatcaagaagaacaagcaaAGCATGGCCGATCTAAAACTCCGTCGATTGACCGAACTCAACAACCGACTACGTGAGGACttggaaagggagaggattCCGGTTAGCCAGGCAGCCAAGAG CATAATCACCTACTGCAACAGCACACGAGACTACATGGTACCAAGTGTTTGGGGGCCGGTGCCCAAGTCCGAAGACCCGTATTTGCCACAACAGAGCAGCGGGTGCTGCGTCGTCATGTAA
- a CDS encoding selenoprotein domain-containing protein, translating to MDQSPTTTSASTPTLLPRVTIRFCTQCKWMLRAAYYAQELLSTFSTSLGEVALQPSTGGTFIVDITYAAAAAAAATTATTLDNRASTTTPEIQQKTIWDRKTDGGFPETKELKRRVRDVIQPERNLGHVDRDYHSKKQQEQQPATEEATMEAITGTNKSTEADAAPQQQSTSNNKTECADCDNWMTEETYKGGDFEGGHAGGSGARQSGEQSSKTTGEGTGTDTRGGSGEKKTADSSWMTEETYKDLEGGH from the exons ATGGACCAatctcctactactaccagtGCCTCGACTCCAACTTTACTTCCTCGTGTTACCATCCGCTTTTGTACGCAGTGCAAGTGGATGCTTAGGGCAGCATAT TACGCCCAAGAACTCCTCTCAACCTTCTCCACTTCTCTCGGCGAGGTCGCTCTCCAGCCCTCAACAGGCGGCACTTTTATCGTCGACATCACttacgccgccgccgccgccgccgctgctaccaccgccaccactcTGGACAACCGAGCTTCTACCACCACTCCCGAAATACAGCAAAAGACAATCTGGGATCGCAAAACAGACGGCGGCTTCCCCGAAACCAAGGAGCTCAAGAGGCGGGTGAGAGACGTGATTCAACCCGAGAGAAATCTGGGGCATGTTGATCGGGATTATCATTCCAAGAAGCaacaggagcagcagccggcTACGGAAGAAGCTACTATGGAAGCTATAACAGGAACCAACAAGTCTACGGAGGCTGATGCTGCCCCCCAGCAGCAAAGTACCTCTAACAACAAGACAGAGTGTGCCGATTGCGATAACTGGATGACTGAGGAGACTTACAAGGGAGGGGATTTTGAAGGAGGACATGCTGGTGGGAGTGGGGCGAGGCAAAGCGGAGAGCAGAGTAGTAAGACGACCGGGGAAGGAACTGGAACTGATACGAGGGGAGGTAGCggagaaaagaagacggCTGATTCTAGCTGGATGACTGAGGAGACTTATAAGGACTTGGAGGGTGGACATTGA
- the pph-3 gene encoding serine/threonine-protein phosphatase PP1, translating to MADHTEVDLDSIIDRLLEVRGSRPGKQVQLLEAEIRYLCTKAREIFISQPILLELEAPIKICGDIHGQYYDLLRLFEYGGFPPEANYLFLGDYVDRGKQSLETICLLLAYKIKYPENFFILRGNHECASINRIYGFYDECKRRYNIKLWKTFTDCFNCLPIAAIIDEKIFTMHGGLSPDLNSMEQIRRVMRPTDIPDCGLLCDLLWSDPDKDITGWSENDRGVSFTFGPDVVSRFLQKHDMDLICRAHQVVEDGYEFFSKRQLVTLFSAPNYCGEFDNAGAMMSVDESLLCSFQILKPAEKKQKFGRR from the exons ATGGCGGACCATACCGAAGTCGACCTCGACTCTATAATCGACCGCCTCTTGGAGGTGCGGGGCAGCCGGCCTGGTAAGCAGGTGCAGCTGCTGGAAGCCGAGATTCGCTATCTCTGCACCAAGGCCCGTGAAATCTTCATTTCCCAGCCCATCCTGCTTGAGCTCGAGGCTCCTATCAAG ATTTGCGGCGATATCCACGGTCAATACTATGatctcctccgcctcttcgAGTACGGTGGCTTCCCTCCTGAGGCCAACTACCTCTTCCTAGGTGACTACGTCGATCGTGGCAAGCAGTCCCTGGAGACCATCTGCCTGCTCCTCGCCTACAAGATCAAGTACCCCGAGAACTTCTTCATCCTTCGTGGCAACCACGAGTGCGCGTCCATCAACCGTATCTATGGTTTCTACGACGAGTGCAAGCGGAGGTACAACATCAAGCTTTGGAAGACCTTCACCGACTGCTTCAACTGCCTACCGATCGCTGCCATTATCGACGAGAAGATTTTCACTATGCACGGTGGTTTGAGCCCGGATCTGAACTCAATGGAGCAGATCCGCCGAGTCATGCGACCAACTGAC ATTCCTGACTGCGGTCTTCTTTGCGATCTCCTGTGGTCGGATCCCGATAAGGACATTACTGGTTGGAGCGAAAACGATCGTGGTGTTTCCTTCACATTCGGCCCGGATGTCGTTTCTCGCTTCCTCCAAAAACACGACATGGATTTGATCTGCCGTGCTCACCAGGTTGTTGAGGACGGATATGAGTTCTTCTCGAAGCGCCAGCTCGTTACTTTGTTTAGTGCCCCCAACTACTGCGGCGAGTTCGACAACGCTGGTGCTATGATGAGCGTCGACGAAAGTTTGCTCTGCTCTTTCCAG ATTCTCAAGCCCGCAGAGAAGAAACAGAA GTTCGGCCGCCGATAA
- a CDS encoding PHD finger domain-containing protein, whose translation MAPVPSTPRRRPQSRPKARSRAGGSATTSRGKRHASGAPATEPPLKKRRYVPGGPGGGGRFIDEDGVETPAEPSGSASRIRTSAARASPSVFPKRERSTRIRTAVNRDKLDDMQYSSAAAVVAAVVQSEGYKPREERGWEEFHPNLDIEGTFMIFQADEVDGILREAPHTPAVQQQPQQHQLGGQDHGATTPTKSAINNMVSTDAPNAATPSGQDRPLLAGSVTDTPSRRRPLRPTRESSSIYANRPLDFGITPKTPKVLPIHNQTPKERLDLKQPSYRKTDRIALFESKTFGQARYVDKSMSNVGYQESDNFIRPDRKLIKATDANVEEDIDPSTMTQANSDSAHNSAGAVGRVEYDMDEQDDMWLETLNRRRKDSNLDTITREIFEITITKIEKEWHALEKRIPKPNPKPPQTHRPRSSSAAAVNGEPQTGEEQDSKCAICDDGDCENTNAIVFCDGCDLAVHQECYGVPFIPEGQWLCRKCQLIGRGVPTCIFCPNTDGAFKQTNSSKWAHLLCAMWIPEVSLGNHTFMEPVMEVEKVPKNRWKLVCYICNQKMGACIQCSNKNCFQAFHVTCARRSRLYLKMKNSQGALAVLEGGLPLKAYCDKHCPQDYAKENDVVQATKDAKRFYKRAMKGRIWADSQASALQLAATHRHAITEHPPDESQMTGAKVSAVLGETKNGHPGKPIWKLPSGAPIIPQAVYDLVESALARFPILKRKDFVAEACRYWTLKREARRGAALLKRLQLQMETFSSMELTRRNFAAMGPSGKTRLARRIEFARTLLKDLEHLKALSEEIVQREASKLEAAEMERDFVDSCYFPVYEMLIPALQKAIQSDRDVFAKGLSELQDKMEKRYYTTTLQFTHDLCQVISAEINSAMNPHAGLDQIVEPSYASPTKPGTNAEVKKCKQMGKRILRQVQPYLEAALQAEADICSKPYDTLHQELEGMLDASLEVRQPTITVSSHDGVAAEDVEMADAPEEGGQIIVADESDGEADGDGDEDGDGKADANVDSNGEPDEMNVDTSQQKAGVGSIEVNTSEVDAAPESNNTLSTSQSVAGEEEKENHKEDSQQLQLPDGPTKDSGTPPSLPGEGPDRANVPQLSHPQQSGPLTPPQSNGSFGRDPTTNILTEGGVPTYLHGFQIEGTSVIEEQWPGREAVRSLSEELTDMDDEALKDLEFDVDEADTITATSPNHVPVPLGTAEIAVEGGASSSKDVAAAVVTAAVANATATLSAPPVTRRRERANPAMARKGVRSSARRR comes from the exons ATGGCGCCGGTGCCATCAACCCCGCGGCGGCGACCTCAGAGTCGGCCCAAGGCTCGTTCAAGGGCCGGAGGTTCTGCGACCACCTCCCGCGGCAAGAGACACGCCTCAGGCGCCCCGGCAACCGAGCCACCCTTGAAGAAGAGACGATACGTGCCTGGTGGGCCCGGCGGTGGCGGACGTTTTATTGATGAAGATGGTGTCGAAACCCCGGCCGAGCCATCGGGCTCCGCATCAAGAATACGAACATCCGCCGCCCGTGCCTCCCCAAGCGTTTTCCCGAAACGAGAGCGAAGTACAAGGATACGGACCGCCGTGAACCGCGATAAACTCGACGATATGCAATACAGCTCGGCTGCCGCCGTGGTGGCGGCCGTTGTTCAGAGCGAAGGCTACAAGCCCCGAGAGGAGCGTGGGTGGGAAGAGTTCCACCCAAACCTGGATATCGAGGGGACATTTATGATCTTTCAAGCCGACGAAGTGGACGGTATCTTGAGGGAGGCACCTCATACACCTGCtgtccaacaacaaccacaacaacatcaactaGGTGGCCAAGATCATGGCGCCACTACTCCTACGAAGAGCGCCATCAACAATATGGTGTCAACGGACGCACCTAATGCAGCAACACCTAGTGGGCAGGATAGGCCTCTACTTGCTGGTTCGGTCACAGATACGCCTAGTAGGCGTAGACCACTACGGCCAACGAGAGAATCGTCTTCTATCTATGCAAACCGTCCGCTGGACTTTGGTATCACACCAAAAACACCCAAAGTTCTTCCGATCCACAACCAGACGCCAAAAGAGCGTTTGGACCTCAAGCAGCCATCATACCGAAAAACTGACCGAATAGCCCTATTCGAGAGCAAGACTTTTGGGCAAGCACGATATGTCGACAAATCCATGTCCAACGTGGGCTATCAGGAGAGCGACAACTTCATTCGGCCGGATCGGAAACTCATCAAGGCCACGGATGCGAACGTCGAGGAAGACATCGATCCTTCGACCATGACACAAGCAAATAGTGATTCTGCACACAATTCGGCGGGGGCTGTGGGCAGGGTCGAATACGACATGGATGAGCAAGATGATATGTGGCTTGAGACACTCAACAGGCGCCGCAAGGACTCCAACCTCGACACTATAACCCGCGAAATATTCGAAATCACAATAACAAAGATCGAGAAGGAGTGGCATGCGCTAGAGAAGAGGATACCAAAGCCAAACCCGAAACCACCACAGACTCATAGGCCAAGGTCGAGCTCAGCAGCGGCAGTCAACGGCGAACCGCAGACCGGCGAGGAGCAGGATAGCAAGTGCGCCATTTGCGATGATGGGGATTGCGAAAACACCAATGCCATTGTCTTTTGCGATGGCTGCGACCTTGCAGTACACCAAGAGTGTTACGGTGTACCTTTTATTCCAGAGGGCCAGTGGCTATGTCGAAAATGCCAGCTTATTGGGCGTGGTGTCCCAACCTGCATCTTCTGTCCAAATACCGACGGTGCATTCAAGCAGACAAACTCGTCAAAATGGGCACATCTTTTGTGTGCCATGTGGATTCCAGAAGTGTCACTTGGGAATCACACCTTCATGGAGCCGGtgatggaagtggaaaagGTCCCCAAGAACAGGTGGAAACTCGTGTGCTACATTTGCAATCAGAAGATGGGAGCCTGCATCCAGTGCTCTAATAAAAACTGCTTTCAGGCTTTCCACGTCACATGCGCTAGACGAAGTCGGCTATATctgaagatgaagaacaGCCAGGGTGCTCTTGCAGTGTTGGAAGGCGGTCTGCCGCTCAAAGCATACTGCGACAAACACTGTCCGCAGGACTACGCGAAGGAGAACGATGTTGTTCAGGCGACAAAAGATGCTAAGCGCTTTTATAAACGCGCCATGAAGGGCCGCATCTGGGCCGATAGTCAAGCTTCAGCCCTGCAACTGGCAGCTACCCACCGGCACGCCATTACCGAGCACCCTCCTGACGAATCCCAGATGACGGGAGCCAAGGTTTCTGCTGTCCTAGGGGAAACCAAGAATGGCCATCCAGGAAAGCCTATATGGAAGCTGCCATCAGGAGCGCCCATCATCCCACAGGCTGTCTACGATCTGGTGGAGAGCGCCCTAGCACGCTTCCCTATCCTGAAGAGGAAGGACTTTGTTGCCGAAGCATGTCGTTATTGGACTCTTAAGCGTGAAGCCCGTAGGGGTGCTGCTCTTCTGAAACGTCTCCAGCTCCAGATGGAGACATTCTCATCCATGGAGTTGACGAGGCGGAACTTCGCAGCTATGGGACCATCGGGCAAGACACGGTTGGCTAGAAGAATTGAGTTTGCGCGAACATTATTGAAAGACCTTGAACACCTCAAGGCCTTGTCAGAAGAGATCGTGCAGCGCGAGGCTAGCAAGCTTGAAGCTGCCGAGATGGAACGCGATTTCGTGGACAGCTGCTATTTCCCAGTCTATGAGATGCTGATACCGGCTCTCCAGAAGGCCATCCA GTCAGATAGGGACGTCTTTGCGAAGGGCTTGTCCGAGTTGCAGGACAAAATGGAGAAGCGCTACTACACGACAACCCTGCAGTTCACCCACGATCTCTGCCAAGTCATTAGTGCTGAGATCAACTCTGCAATGAACCCGCATGCGGGTTTAGACCAAATTGTCGAACCATCGTATGCTTCACCGACGAAACCCGGCACCAATGCTGAAGTGAAGAAATGCAAGCAGATGGGCAAGAGGATATTAAGACAAGTTCAGCCATATCTCGAAGCAGCATTGCAAGCAGAGGCGGATATTTGCAGCAAACCCTACGATACTCTCCATCAAGAACTAGAAGGCATGCTCGATGCAAGCCTGGAAGTCAGGCAACCCACAATCACTGTGTCCAGCCATGACGGTGTCGCGGCCGAGGACGTTGAAATGGCTGATGCTCCAGAAGAGGGCGGCCAGATCATCGTCGCCGATGAGAGCGACGGCGAAGCAGACGGGGACGGTGACGAAGACGGGGACGGTAAAGCGGACGCTAACGTTGATTCCAACGGTGAACCGGATGAGATGAACGTCGATACCTCCCAACAGAAGGCGGGTGTGGGCAGCATAGAGGTAAACACATCAGAGGTAGACGCTGCACCAGAATCTAATAACACACTATCAACAAGCCAGTCAGTCGCtggcgaagaagagaaggaaaatcACAAGGAGGACTCCCAACAGCTTCAGCTGCCTGATGGGCCCACCAAAGACTCCGGCACTCCGCCCTCTTTACCCGGCGAAGGTCCCGACCGCGCCAATGTTCCCCAGCTATCGCACCCTCAACAGTCTGGACCTCTCACACCACCTCAGTCGAATGGAAGCTTCGGCCGCGACCCGACCACCAACATCCTCACAGAGGGTGGCGTACCCACCTACCTCCACGGCTTCCAGATCGAAGGTACATCAGTCATCGAAGAACAGTGGCCTGGCAGAGAGGCGGTGCGAAGTCTAAGTGAGGAGTTGACGGATATGGACGACGAGGCCCTCAAGGACCTTGAGTTTGATGTCGATGAGGCAGATACCATTACGGCAACGTCTCCTAACCATGTCCCTGTTCCGCTAGGAACTGCGGAAATAGCAGTAGAGGGCGGCGCCAGCAGCAGTAAGGATGTTGCTGCCGCTGTTgttactgctgctgttgcgaATGCTACTGCCACATTATCAGCGCCGCCAGTAAcgaggagaagagagagggcAAACCCAGCGATGGCTAGGAAAGGTGTTAGATCGAGTGCCAGGAGGAGGTGA
- a CDS encoding leucine Rich Repeat domain-containing protein, variant, translating to MLNMDSEDGEFFIKQLASFVRTHEKALANALQFRRQNTPRHASSQSVSVLSTSAPTASSLPERPSTSSSPSSTLAAALSLGSLNFTSHNVKSAKLALTAHHLFYLLSRFQELAIPVGPMKVRLENLHDNRNSGNYVSFLSQTQRCKSRGSDVGSIHSVSSIRSVMSGMSALWSSFGIGSSISAARSEKQKAAIEADLKYLYSAFTKIPCLRLAPDFRARLIKGYEEFPFDSAVPLYVFKNVQALEVSDTDFRQFFGWDRLSEQLRSLTLKRASIDDPADVLIDIVLDDMDKRRRRSSKAQSSPTGPWAAPSPRRSPTIPQAAQKSNSPPSSPDARTSNTEIPVGSLNSESGPDQFGAALHNHRRPSVVRVDSDESRTPAKDGRPRSHSPRRPTSSRNGSSNVRGSHKIRRSGSGSSHSSLSDSWYNSRGSSSNLLAMGTLPPSKWRFLKHLSLADNSLSSIPAASLAPLANSLHSLDLSANLFTQIPDSLVTLTALRALNLAHCMIDSLHSLIRCPLPAITALNLRANRLTSIVGIEKLYPLERLDLRDNQITDPMELARLTGIPELREIYVEGNPFTRIHRDYRITIFNLFRQTPGYTEDITIDGSGPSYSERRYLHERAAELPAVPVIKPPPQELPAVDVSKPTFVYEPPPREPAVLRKERPMPKSTTSELNTASTRRRKAPKRRIVDLATNETPAPVTLVDDRSRPGERAASGHNEHYRISQPTEIHASQETLAASPLPDARAPADIPRIESTVIPSITPLYPSHKSSSESQSWRDNGHWDVDGELYRRKIESLRDKVGSRYLSALNEEGWDPTSLPPNYCEGNFGAPSPLLADPTAPRAASVQAIHSGRTLG from the exons ATGCTAAATATGGATTCGGAAGACGGGGAGTTTTTCATCAAG CAACTGGCGAGCTTCGTGCGGACCCATGAAAAGGCCCTCGCCAATGCGCTACAGTTTAGGAGGCAAAACACTCCTCGCCATGCATCTTCACAGAGCGTTTCGGTGCTCTCCACCTCGGCCCCCACggcctcttctcttccagaGCGACCTTCGACGTCTTCATCGCCTTCGAGCACATTAGCTGCAGCTCTATCCCTAGGTTCCTTGAACTTCACATCCCACAACGTAAAGTCGGCAAAACTGGCTCTTACCGCCCATCACCTGTTTTATCTACTTTCCCGATTCCAAGAGCTGGCTATTCCTGTCGGCCCCATGAAGGTTCGCCTGGAGAATCTGCACGATAACCGGAATTCGGGAAATTATGTATCCTTCCTCAGCCAAACGCAACGGTGTAAAAGCCGTGGCTCCGACGTTGGCTCGATCCACTCTGTTTCCAGCATCAGGAGTGTTATGTCAGGCATGTCTGCTCTATGGTCGAGTTTTGGAATCGGTTCTAGCATATCTGCCGCTCGTTCCGAGAAGCAGAAGGCTGCCATCGAGGCTGACCTCAAGTACTTGTACTCTGCTTTCACCAAGATCCCTTGCCTACGACTTGCCCCCGACTTCCGCGCGCGTCTGATCAAAGGATACGAAGAATTTCCTTTCGACTCGGCCGTCCCTCTTTATGTCTTCAAGAACGTCCAGGCACTTGAAGTCAGTGATACAGACTTCAGGCAATTCTTTGGTTGGGACCGGCTTTCTGAGCAGCTTCGCTCTCTCACACTCAAGCGCGCCAGTATCGATGACCCTGCAGATGTTCTGATCGACATCGTTTTGGATGATATGGATAAGAGACGTCGTCGCTCGTCAAAAGCGCAGTCATCCCCAACCGGTCCTTGGGCTGCACCAAGTCCTCGGAGAAGTCCCACAATTCCGCAGGCGGCGCAGAAGTCGAATTCCCCACCTAGTTCTCCAGATGCGAGGACGTCCAACACTGAAATACCAGTTGGCTCTCTCAACAGCGAATCTGGGCCTGACCAGTTCGGGGCGGCTTTGCACAACCACAGGCGGCCGTCTGTCGTAAGGGTGGACAGCGATGAGTCAAGGACACCGGCAAAAGACGGGCGACCACGAAGTCACTCCCCGCGCCGGCCTACCAGCTCTAGGAATGGCTCAAGCAACGTCCGGGGAAGTCACAAGATTCGTCGATCCGGGTCTGGAAGCTCACACTCGAGCCTCTCGGACTCCTGGTATAATTCTCGTGGAAGTTCTTCCAACTTGCTTGCCATGGGAACACTTCCTCCCTCCAAGTGGCGTTTCCTCAAGCATTTGAGCCTCGCAGACAACTCCCTTAGCTCCATCCCGGCGGCCAGTCTGGCCCCACTTGCGAATTCTCTCCATTCTCTCGACTTGTCGGCGAACTTGTTTACCCAGATCCCCGACAGCCTTGTAACTCTAACAGCCCTCCGCGCCCTGAACCTGGCCCATTGCATGATCGACTCGCTCCATTCGCTTATTCGGTGTCCTCTTCCCGCTATCACAGCCCTCAATCTCCGCGCCAACCGCTTGACATCGATTGTGGGCATTGAGAAGCTTTACCCCCTGGAAAGACTGGACTTGAGGGACAATCAAATTACCGATCCTATGGAGTTGGCGCGTCTTACTGGTATCCCCGAACTCCGGGAAATCTACGTGGAGGGCAATCCTTTTACGCGAATTCACCGTGACTACCGCATCACCATCTTTAACCTGTTCCGTCAAACACCGGGATATACTGAAGACATCACTATCGACGGGTCAGGGCCCAGCTACTCAGAGAGGCGGTATCTTCATGAAAGGGCGGCAGAGCTACCGGCTGTCCCTGTCATCAAGCCCCCACCCCAGGAATTGCCTGCGGTGGATGTCAGCAAGCCTACATTTGTATACGAGCCGCCCCCAAGAGAACCGGCTGTCCTTAGGAAGGAGAGGCCCATGCCCAAAAGCACAACAAGCGAACTCAACACTGCGTCTACGCGCCGTCGGAAAGCACCCAAACGACGTATTGTGGATCTCGCTACTAACGAGACGCCTGCTCCTGTGACTCTGGTCGATGATCGCAGTAGACCTGGCGAGAGAGCGGCTTCGGGTCATAACGAACATTATCGTATTTCACAACCCACCGAGATCCATGCTTCTCAAGAAACACTTGCGGCTAGCCCTTTGCCCGACGCTCGAGCACCCGCCGATATCCCCAGGATTGAATCCACCGTCATTCCCAGCATAACTCCCCTTTATCCCTCCCACAAGAGCTCATCCGAGTCTCAGTCGTGGAGGGATAATGGCCACTGGGATGTCGACGGCGAATTGTACCGTCGGAAGATCGAGTCGCTTCGTGACAAAGTGGGGAGCCGCTATCTGAGTGCACTCAATGAGGAAGGATGGGATCCTACTTCGCTTCCGCCCAACTACTGCGAGGGCAACTTTGGTGCTCCCTCTCCCTTACTTGCGGACCCTACAGCTCCTAGAGCCGCATCCGTGCAGGCGATCCATAGTGGTCGGACACTTGGATGA